Proteins encoded in a region of the Phocoena phocoena chromosome X, mPhoPho1.1, whole genome shotgun sequence genome:
- the SOWAHD gene encoding ankyrin repeat domain-containing protein SOWAHD, translating into MAEPRGAAKPAPKASFAPTELSLRSAPQPRPSRVDTVSLGRYRGNATASREPPFHGSVMPSGTVSGRRRGALRELLGLQGAAPAGWLSEERPEEQSPGGPNAPSGSRLCLEPREHAWILAAAEGRFEALQELLEVEPGLLLRGDPITGYTVLHWLAKHGRHEELILVHDFAQRRGLRLDVSAPGSGGLTPLHLAALQGHDMVVKVLVGALGADPTRRDHSGHRACHYLRPDAPWSLRELSGAEDWETAGGSERNNANNNSSGGGAACTPRRAPSAVGAPVVETTARAAAAPAKGKDSVGRRVAQIQGLLRHMFPFFQDR; encoded by the coding sequence ATGGCCGAACCCCGAGGGGCCGCGAAGCCGGCACCCAAGGCCTCCTTCGCACCGACCGAGCTCAGCCTGCGGAGCGCCCCGCAGCCCCGCCCCTCGAGAGTGGACACCGTCAGCCTGGGCAGGTACCGGGGCAACGCCACCGCCTCCCGGGAGCCCCCCTTCCACGGCTCGGTGATGCCCTCGGGAACAGTCTCGGGGCGCCGGCGGGGAGCGCTGCGGGAGCTGCTGGGGCTGCAGGGGGCGGCTCCTGCCGGGTGGCTGTCGGAGGAGCGCCCCGAGGAGCAGTCCCCGGGCGGGCCGAACGCACCGAGCGGTAGCAGGCTATGCCTGGAGCCCAGGGAGCACGCGTGGATACTGGCGGCCGCTGAGGGCCGCTTTGAGGCGCTGCAGGAGCTGCTGGAGGTCGAGCCGGGGCTGCTCCTGCGGGGCGACCCGATCACGGGCTACACGGTGCTGCACTGGCTGGCCAAGCACGGGCGCCACGAGGAACTCATCCTGGTGCACGACTTCGCCCAGCGCAGGGGGCTGCGGCTCGACGTGAGCGCCCCGGGTAGCGGCGGCCTCACGCCCCTCCACCTGGCGGCCCTGCAGGGTCACGATATGGTCGTCAAGGTGCTGGTGGGCGCCTTGGGGGCAGACCCCACGCGCCGCGACCACAGCGGCCACCGGGCCTGTCACTACCTGCGGCCcgacgcgccctggagcctgcgggAGCTGTCGGGGGCCGAGGACTGGGAGACGGCGGGCGGCAGCGAGCGTAACAACGCCAACAACaacagcagcggcggcggcgccgCGTGTACGCCGAGACGCGCCCCCAGCGCAGTGGGCGCGCCGGTCGTGGAGACAACGGCTAGAGCGGCGGCGGCGCCCGCCAAGGGGAAGGACTCCGTGGGCAGACGGGTGGCGCAAATTCAAGGCCTTCTCCGCCATATGTTCCCCTTCTTCCAGGACCGTTGA